TTCGATTCGTTCCTGACCCCGGCCGAGCGTCTCGGCTACTCCGCTCCGCATGAGCGTCATCAAGTAATCCGAGACGCCGCGACAGGCCAGAAACAGTCGGCCCGCCATGTCCGGCTCCGCCAGTCCCGAGGATTCGGCTAACGGCAGAACGCCGTCAAGTCGCTTGAGCATCCCGCAGAACTCTTGACGTCCGGCGGGCGTGCGCCAGTTGAAGCAGCGGAGCGTCAGGCGTTCTTTGAAGCGGCGTTCGGTATGCTCGGCCCGCAAGACATGCTCGGCTTCCGGCATCCCGCAAACTACGACCGGGATCCGCGTGTTGACGATCAACACCTTGAGCCACTGGGCCGCTTTGGTCATCACCTTGGCGCGGTCGATATCGAACAGGTGATGGAATTCGTCGAAGACGATCAGTTCGACGCCGCAGCGGTGGAGCAATTTGACAGCCCGATTGGTTAGCGTCTGCACCGTGCCGCTCGACCAAGCCGGATCGCCCAATGCGAGCAACAGATCGGCGGCAATCCCCTTGGGTCGGGCTTCCGGTTGGAGCGTGACCTTCAGTACCGGCCGCCGCAGGCCCGTTTCGGTTTCACCGCCGGGATGGAGTTTCGAATAATGGTCGACGACGCTCGTCTTGCCGACGCCTGAGGTGCCGAGCAGAGCGCCGCAGGCCGGTTCGTTCGGTTGACCAAACGAGCGATGACAACGTTCCAGAAGTCCGACCGCATCGCGAAACCGTGGGTGCAGCACGATCAACTTCTGCGCCAACGTGATCCGTTCAGCAATCGGCACGGATCGCCATCGCGCGCGATCTTCATCGGACGGCGGACCTGTGGAGGAAGTCATTTAAGGATCTCCTTGGCAGTGAGGGTGAGGGTTAGCCGGCGACATCCCAGTCGTCGACGTTGAGTTCGGCCAGGTTGATCTCGATCGTTTCCTCCGCAGTGACTTGCGGTTCCTCGGGAATCGAGGACACGGTATGATCCGCAGCTGATTCAGGAGGATTGTCCGCAGGTTGCTCGGGCCCGTTTTGATAAGCACCGGCGAAACGCGCCGCGCGCGTCCGACGTCGTCGCGAAGGTTTGGTGACGGCCGCATCGACCACATCGCGAATCGCATTACGTGCGGCTGCCAGCGACAAGAGACGATCGGGATCATCAAACCGCTCGCGTACGACCCGACGTAATACGCGCCACTGGTACTCGGTCAGACCCTGCATGGCGGCGTCGACGGCCACGGCCGGGAGATAGTGGCGGTTGACGGGATTCAACACCCAGATCGCCCCGAGATCCCAAGGGTTGTAGCGCACGGTCAATTTGTCGGCCGGTAGATTGTTGGCCGCCAGTTCGGCCCGCAGCGCGAACAGTTCATCCCCGGCGTAAAACATTCCGTTGAGCTCGATGCCCCGCACCGACAACGTTCGTTCCACCGTCTTCGACAAGAGCACCACCAAATCATCCGGCGAGGACGGCAACGCCGGAGGGAATTCGGCAACGCTTTCTTGCCACATTTCCAGCCGCGTCTTAGCGGCCGTCGGATGTTTTTCTTGCGCATAGACGTCGATCAAGTGCCGATGAATGATCTCGACCAGGGCTTCGTAAGGGAGCAGCGGACCGTCGTCCGGTTGAT
Above is a window of Anatilimnocola aggregata DNA encoding:
- a CDS encoding TniB family NTP-binding protein, which gives rise to MTSSTGPPSDEDRARWRSVPIAERITLAQKLIVLHPRFRDAVGLLERCHRSFGQPNEPACGALLGTSGVGKTSVVDHYSKLHPGGETETGLRRPVLKVTLQPEARPKGIAADLLLALGDPAWSSGTVQTLTNRAVKLLHRCGVELIVFDEFHHLFDIDRAKVMTKAAQWLKVLIVNTRIPVVVCGMPEAEHVLRAEHTERRFKERLTLRCFNWRTPAGRQEFCGMLKRLDGVLPLAESSGLAEPDMAGRLFLACRGVSDYLMTLMRSGVAETLGRGQERIEVADLARVFAQKLALQRVLAEQANPFIGPLDAGALDRVQPADIARGPGIGLTPRATRAKQRSLTANQLLGGS